Proteins from one Calditrichota bacterium genomic window:
- a CDS encoding DUF2202 domain-containing protein encodes MSFVYENLLRGSRNHLRAYVKNLSSNGFEYEPQYLSEEAYLEIMSGDHERGK; translated from the coding sequence ATTTCTTTTGTTTATGAAAATCTTTTACGAGGTTCCAGAAACCATTTAAGGGCATATGTAAAAAATCTCAGCTCGAATGGTTTTGAATATGAACCTCAATATTTAAGTGAAGAAGCTTATCTGGAAATTATGAGTGGTGATCATGAACGTGGAAAATAA
- a CDS encoding GHKL domain-containing protein, with protein sequence MKMKLSFENRKERGFWSRAGNLIVIFLVLAILMITSAFIELNQSKSEQLALMREQAHSLLESIIVASTNSLLANEELELSYRNRLLNNAVLIKEMFEKGIINNSVLRQLSKKNNIYRVNIFNNKGQKIFYSHEQSHFNAKQNFSPKDVLRPIFTGEEDTLIFGLRQARYEDDEIRYAIAIAAKNRSAIVLNVNAAEILDFRKNIGFGVLLRKVSESPSIIYLALQDSNHILAAAGSVNQLKPINDSPFLSTILSDSIFDTRQINIDTVQVFEAAHPFVHHEKVVGLFRVGLSMEPIQAINSRVFRRIIVITIFLIVLGTIFLTIFFTRQKYDLLRQNYDIVETYSGNIIQNVSDAIIVAHEEEGITVFNSAAKKLFNKNEADISGKSLKFLLDSPVCDDLFSMPSSIRHFECDIDGEKKYLLISKNEIADKNLHNIILVIRDLTQEKLMEAQMHRNERLTAMGELASGVAHEIRNPLNTIGTIVQQLDKDFEPVSDKREYHELAGLVYNEVKRINETVQDFLRFSRPEPIQPSLFPVTDLINQVGLQYKSAAEVQNIKLNIDINWHGEVYWDNRQIKQVLINIIQNAIEAVEKSGKILLSVNPLDKKTLEIIIQDDGKGMTESERNNIFNLYFTTKARGTGIGLSIVQRIVYEHGGIISVNSEPGKGSAFVIKLPIRIDK encoded by the coding sequence ATGAAAATGAAACTGAGTTTTGAAAATAGAAAAGAAAGAGGTTTTTGGAGCCGCGCCGGCAATCTGATAGTTATCTTCCTCGTCCTTGCTATTTTGATGATTACGAGCGCATTTATTGAGCTGAATCAAAGCAAATCTGAACAATTGGCATTAATGCGTGAGCAGGCTCATTCTTTATTGGAATCAATAATTGTTGCATCTACAAATTCACTATTAGCCAATGAAGAGCTTGAGCTAAGTTATCGAAACAGGCTGCTAAATAATGCTGTATTAATAAAGGAAATGTTTGAAAAAGGGATAATAAATAATTCTGTTCTCCGGCAACTGAGCAAAAAAAATAATATTTATCGGGTGAATATTTTTAATAACAAAGGGCAAAAAATATTTTATAGTCATGAACAGAGCCATTTTAATGCTAAGCAGAATTTCTCACCAAAAGATGTTTTAAGACCAATATTTACCGGTGAAGAGGACACTTTGATTTTTGGCCTCAGACAGGCGCGTTATGAGGATGATGAAATTCGTTATGCAATTGCTATCGCTGCAAAAAATAGATCGGCAATTGTTTTAAATGTAAATGCTGCTGAAATATTGGATTTTCGGAAAAATATCGGATTTGGTGTTTTGCTCCGTAAAGTATCAGAAAGCCCATCCATTATTTACCTTGCGTTGCAGGACTCGAATCATATTTTGGCTGCGGCAGGCTCGGTTAACCAACTTAAGCCTATAAATGACTCACCTTTTTTAAGCACAATCCTGTCGGATTCTATTTTTGATACCCGTCAGATAAATATTGATACAGTCCAGGTTTTTGAAGCAGCCCATCCTTTTGTCCATCATGAAAAGGTGGTTGGTTTATTCAGAGTGGGTCTATCAATGGAACCGATTCAGGCAATAAACAGCAGGGTCTTCAGGCGCATTATTGTAATTACAATATTTCTCATTGTTCTTGGCACAATATTTCTGACCATCTTTTTTACCCGCCAAAAGTACGATTTGCTTCGTCAGAACTATGATATTGTAGAAACTTACTCTGGAAACATTATTCAAAATGTGAGTGATGCCATTATTGTAGCCCATGAAGAGGAAGGTATCACTGTATTCAATTCCGCAGCAAAAAAACTGTTTAACAAGAATGAAGCGGACATCTCCGGTAAATCGCTAAAATTTCTGTTGGATTCTCCCGTTTGTGATGATCTTTTTTCAATGCCCTCATCTATTCGCCATTTTGAATGCGACATAGATGGAGAAAAAAAATATCTTCTCATTTCTAAAAATGAAATTGCTGACAAAAATCTGCACAATATTATTCTTGTAATCCGCGATTTGACCCAGGAAAAACTGATGGAAGCACAAATGCATCGTAATGAGAGACTTACAGCGATGGGAGAATTGGCCTCCGGAGTAGCCCATGAAATAAGAAACCCATTAAATACGATAGGTACAATTGTTCAACAATTGGACAAAGATTTTGAACCTGTTTCGGATAAAAGGGAATATCATGAGTTGGCCGGATTGGTGTATAATGAAGTGAAAAGAATTAATGAGACAGTTCAGGATTTTTTACGCTTTTCCAGGCCTGAACCGATTCAGCCTTCATTGTTTCCTGTTACTGATTTAATCAATCAAGTTGGCTTGCAATATAAATCAGCTGCAGAAGTACAAAATATTAAATTAAACATTGATATTAATTGGCATGGCGAGGTTTATTGGGATAACCGTCAAATTAAACAAGTGCTCATAAATATTATCCAAAACGCTATTGAGGCCGTAGAAAAAAGCGGGAAAATATTGTTAAGTGTTAATCCTCTTGATAAAAAAACTTTGGAAATAATAATACAAGATGATGGCAAGGGAATGACTGAAAGTGAACGAAATAATATATTTAATCTCTATTTTACAACCAAGGCAAGGGGAACCGGAATTGGCTTGAGTATTGTTCAAAGGATTGTTTATGAACATGGGGGAATTATATCTGTGAACAGTGAGCCCGGAAAAGGAAGCGCATTCGTAATTAAACTTCCAATCCGGATTGATAAATAA
- a CDS encoding sigma-54-dependent Fis family transcriptional regulator: protein MSEFRILLIDDEPSQIISIKSFLKRRKFTVLTASSGQEGISIIQNIGADLVFTDFRMPGLNGLEVVKEVKSLNPEIPVVVMTAFSDTEDAVKVMKEGAFDYLSKPVNLDELEALVNKAKEHNYLVSENKLLKEQLKGKYKFDSIISQSGEMEEVLNTAGRVAKSKATVLVRGESGTGKELIAKAIHYGSDRKDKPLITVNCAALSESLLESELFGHEKGSFTGAISQRTGRFEQANGGTLFIDEVGDIPMQTQVKLLRALQFGEFERVGGQQTIKTDVRVITATNRDLEKMIQKNIFREDLFYRINVVTIMLPSLRERKTDVPVLVRHFLSKYSAENNKNIEGLSKEASDYLMRYHFPGNVRELENIIERAVVMAREEIITTGDLPAGLASSTENEILDPFNFSASYSDKVAAFERAMIEKTLELKQGNQSRAAELLGISERHLRSRMQKLEIINNKRLN from the coding sequence ATGTCCGAATTTAGAATACTTTTAATAGATGATGAACCTTCACAGATTATTTCAATCAAATCTTTTCTAAAGAGACGTAAGTTTACAGTATTAACCGCCAGTTCCGGGCAGGAGGGAATATCTATTATTCAAAATATCGGAGCTGATTTAGTTTTTACCGATTTTCGTATGCCGGGGTTAAATGGTCTTGAAGTTGTAAAAGAAGTAAAAAGTCTAAATCCTGAAATTCCGGTAGTGGTTATGACAGCCTTTAGTGATACAGAAGATGCTGTAAAAGTTATGAAAGAGGGAGCCTTTGATTATCTATCTAAACCTGTAAACCTGGACGAATTAGAGGCTCTTGTAAACAAAGCAAAAGAGCATAACTATTTAGTATCTGAAAATAAATTGCTAAAAGAACAGCTTAAAGGAAAGTATAAATTTGACTCCATTATTTCCCAAAGTGGTGAAATGGAAGAAGTACTGAATACGGCTGGAAGGGTGGCAAAGAGTAAAGCAACGGTTTTGGTTCGCGGGGAAAGCGGCACAGGAAAGGAGCTTATTGCAAAGGCGATCCATTATGGAAGTGACCGAAAAGACAAACCACTTATTACGGTAAACTGTGCAGCCTTGTCAGAAAGTTTACTGGAAAGCGAATTGTTTGGTCACGAAAAAGGCTCTTTTACCGGGGCGATAAGCCAACGAACAGGGCGGTTTGAACAGGCAAATGGTGGAACATTGTTTATAGATGAAGTTGGCGATATTCCAATGCAAACCCAGGTTAAGTTATTACGCGCCCTTCAATTTGGTGAATTTGAAAGAGTTGGTGGTCAACAGACAATTAAAACAGATGTCCGCGTTATTACTGCTACAAATCGTGATCTTGAAAAAATGATTCAGAAAAATATATTCCGTGAAGATCTGTTTTATCGCATCAATGTTGTTACGATTATGCTGCCTTCCCTTCGGGAAAGGAAAACTGATGTCCCTGTTCTCGTACGTCATTTTTTGAGTAAATATTCTGCGGAGAACAACAAAAATATTGAAGGGTTGAGCAAAGAAGCTTCTGACTATTTAATGCGCTATCATTTTCCGGGAAATGTCAGGGAGTTGGAAAATATTATAGAACGGGCTGTTGTTATGGCCCGGGAAGAAATCATTACAACTGGGGATTTACCGGCGGGATTGGCTTCTTCGACTGAAAATGAAATTCTTGATCCATTTAATTTTTCCGCGTCTTATTCTGATAAAGTAGCTGCTTTTGAAAGGGCAATGATTGAAAAAACACTTGAGTTAAAGCAAGGCAATCAAAGCAGGGCTGCGGAATTACTTGGGATTTCTGAAAGACATTTAAGATCAAGAATGCAAAAATTGGAAATTATAAATAACAAACGCCTGAATTAG
- a CDS encoding MMPL family transporter: protein MEKILNKVLEYPWFAIAATILISAWFFMAMKENSRMETDLDKYMPQEHPAFVYSNQAEEWFNINDGIIIAIESKEGVYNSKTLQKVKDLTKTLQKMDEIEKEDVTSLYTADNIIGTEDGMDVKAFFKRVPKTDEKLQAIQQKVRSNEMIYKRLVSEDEKVTVIIAEIKDDVFSQEFYNNILNLAKEFEGPEILHVAGRPIVEGTMALLGPADMKRMVPIVLVVIILVLLGVMRSIKNTIFTMLVVLFSTVWTFGLMAAVNIPIYAVSTMIPVMLIAIGVADGIHLYSHLDLFLLSNPNARKLDAVRDMIHGMWKPVVMTSITTAVGFISLLTSEVYPIKYFGLFTAFGVLMAMVFSLVLIPVGVLLFGLPKRKKIAEKEKKESGHIAFTLAEKLVQYKYVTIITVAVISVLSIVGIGKVWINSSFLEKFELDSDIVLTDAFINQNFGGTSTLNIILQGKEEDTFKQPKALKLIDEMQSEAETLPLVGNSFSLADYLKRMNKVMHADSSEFDAIPESDELIAQYLLLYEMSGDPENLWKVVDYKYNKANVTLQLKSDNSKAINTAIDVVEKFKAPLEAENIEIKYAGSGYKGLVFTDLILEGQIKSLMLSLIIIVVLLSFMFKKVSIGFIGAVPIAITALISFGIMGLFNIPLSTTTALVSSIAIGIGIDYSVHFIERYKIYALQTQDKAITIRKAMLHSGRAIIFNAFVVIAGFLVLLASVFPPNRSLGALVSLNMFTSFLGTVTIMFIILYVGNVYFKNNKSK from the coding sequence ATGGAAAAGATATTAAATAAGGTTTTGGAATATCCATGGTTTGCAATTGCAGCTACCATTCTGATTTCTGCCTGGTTTTTTATGGCAATGAAAGAAAACTCAAGAATGGAAACTGATCTTGATAAATATATGCCACAGGAGCATCCGGCATTTGTTTATAGCAACCAGGCCGAGGAATGGTTTAATATAAATGATGGCATCATCATCGCCATTGAAAGCAAGGAAGGGGTTTATAATAGTAAGACTTTACAAAAGGTTAAAGACCTTACAAAAACCCTGCAAAAAATGGATGAGATTGAAAAAGAAGATGTCACATCTTTATACACAGCAGATAATATTATCGGTACTGAAGATGGAATGGATGTTAAAGCGTTTTTTAAACGTGTACCCAAAACGGATGAAAAGTTGCAGGCAATACAACAAAAAGTCCGCTCGAACGAGATGATTTATAAGCGCCTTGTTTCAGAAGATGAAAAAGTAACTGTCATAATTGCAGAAATTAAAGATGATGTCTTTTCTCAGGAGTTTTATAATAATATTCTAAACCTGGCAAAAGAGTTTGAAGGACCCGAAATTTTACATGTAGCGGGCAGACCTATCGTAGAAGGAACCATGGCACTTCTTGGTCCTGCTGATATGAAACGAATGGTGCCAATTGTACTCGTTGTAATTATTTTGGTCCTGCTTGGGGTAATGCGCAGTATTAAAAATACAATCTTTACAATGCTTGTTGTGCTCTTTAGTACTGTTTGGACTTTTGGGCTAATGGCTGCTGTAAACATTCCTATTTATGCGGTGTCTACAATGATCCCTGTTATGCTGATAGCAATTGGTGTCGCTGATGGAATTCACCTTTACAGCCATCTCGATCTCTTTTTATTATCTAATCCAAATGCGCGTAAATTGGATGCTGTTCGTGATATGATTCATGGTATGTGGAAACCCGTTGTAATGACTTCCATAACAACTGCCGTAGGATTTATCTCTCTTTTAACATCGGAAGTTTACCCAATAAAGTATTTTGGCTTGTTCACCGCGTTTGGTGTACTTATGGCTATGGTTTTTTCACTGGTTTTAATCCCCGTAGGAGTTTTACTTTTTGGGTTGCCAAAACGTAAAAAAATAGCTGAAAAAGAAAAGAAAGAATCAGGCCATATTGCCTTCACACTGGCAGAAAAATTAGTGCAATATAAGTATGTTACTATAATTACTGTTGCTGTTATTTCAGTTCTTTCGATTGTGGGGATCGGTAAAGTATGGATAAATTCCAGCTTTTTAGAAAAGTTCGAATTAGACAGTGATATTGTGTTGACTGATGCCTTTATCAATCAAAATTTTGGTGGAACAAGCACTTTAAATATTATCCTTCAAGGCAAAGAAGAAGATACTTTTAAACAACCAAAAGCTTTAAAATTAATAGATGAAATGCAAAGTGAAGCCGAAACATTGCCTCTGGTCGGTAATAGTTTTTCCCTTGCTGATTATCTGAAACGAATGAATAAGGTGATGCATGCAGACAGCTCAGAGTTTGATGCAATCCCGGAATCTGATGAACTAATTGCCCAATATCTTTTATTATATGAAATGTCTGGGGACCCTGAAAATCTATGGAAAGTAGTTGATTATAAATACAATAAAGCCAATGTAACCCTGCAATTAAAAAGCGATAATTCTAAAGCAATTAATACTGCAATTGATGTTGTCGAAAAATTTAAAGCACCATTAGAAGCTGAAAATATTGAAATCAAATACGCCGGTTCCGGCTATAAAGGATTGGTTTTTACCGATCTAATCCTTGAAGGGCAAATAAAAAGCCTGATGCTATCACTGATAATAATTGTTGTTTTGCTTTCATTTATGTTCAAAAAAGTCTCTATTGGTTTTATCGGCGCAGTGCCAATTGCCATAACTGCCTTAATAAGCTTTGGAATAATGGGTTTGTTTAATATCCCTTTGAGCACAACTACAGCGCTTGTTTCCAGCATAGCTATTGGTATTGGGATTGACTACTCTGTTCACTTTATCGAACGATATAAAATCTATGCCCTACAAACACAAGATAAAGCTATAACTATTCGTAAGGCAATGCTGCATTCCGGAAGGGCAATTATATTTAATGCTTTTGTAGTAATAGCGGGTTTCCTTGTTCTTCTTGCTTCTGTATTTCCCCCAAACCGTTCTCTGGGAGCATTGGTTTCGTTAAATATGTTCACCAGTTTTCTTGGTACAGTAACAATTATGTTCATCATATTATATGTTGGTAATGTTTATTTTAAAAATAATAAATCTAAATAG
- a CDS encoding outer membrane lipoprotein-sorting protein encodes MKVIKFQIIVLLLSFTFPLFLVAQTKPSGLEIIQNVYDRPEGNNMQSELTMTLINSRREQRVREIKQFSKEFNKVEKKIMFFMAPADVRNTSFMNWSYDEKGRDDDQWIYLPALKKTKRISSDSKSDNFMGSDFTYDDLGDRHPTDDTHKILREEKFNDQDCYVVESLPKDEEYMYSKTISWIIKDKWIGLKKEFYDEDEEFLKTLTVKKYEKINGFWIITESEMKNHQKNHTTNMKLQNITIDGGIADNKFTERMMKRGLK; translated from the coding sequence ATGAAGGTCATTAAATTTCAAATCATAGTATTACTGCTAAGTTTTACATTTCCACTTTTTTTAGTGGCGCAAACCAAACCCAGCGGTCTTGAGATAATTCAAAATGTTTACGACAGGCCCGAAGGGAATAATATGCAATCTGAGTTGACTATGACCCTTATTAACTCTCGCCGAGAACAACGGGTTCGGGAAATCAAGCAATTCAGCAAAGAGTTTAATAAGGTTGAAAAGAAAATTATGTTTTTTATGGCCCCTGCTGATGTTCGTAACACTTCATTTATGAACTGGAGTTATGACGAAAAAGGCAGAGATGATGATCAGTGGATTTACCTGCCTGCATTAAAAAAAACCAAACGAATTTCTAGTGACAGTAAAAGTGATAATTTTATGGGGTCGGACTTCACTTATGATGATTTAGGTGACCGCCACCCTACAGATGATACACATAAAATTTTGCGTGAAGAAAAATTTAATGATCAAGATTGTTATGTCGTAGAAAGTTTGCCTAAGGATGAGGAATACATGTATTCCAAAACAATTTCCTGGATTATCAAAGACAAATGGATCGGTCTGAAAAAAGAATTTTATGATGAAGATGAAGAGTTTTTGAAAACACTCACTGTAAAAAAGTACGAAAAAATTAATGGATTCTGGATTATTACAGAATCAGAAATGAAGAATCACCAAAAGAACCATACAACAAATATGAAACTGCAAAACATTACAATTGATGGTGGAATTGCGGATAATAAATTTACAGAGCGGATGATGAAAAGAGGTTTAAAATGA
- a CDS encoding TetR/AcrR family transcriptional regulator — MFSERQEQIIKAAIELIAENGIQQLTIKNLSKKIGLAEGALYRHFDSKVDILLGILTMFKANRTSTLEKIKSSEKSDALTKLESLFQQRFAQFTANPSITAVIFSEEIFQNDKRLSERVYSIMLESQAVIKEVIEDGQQANQLRVDISAKQLSLLITGALRLIVTQWRLSGFSFDLQNEGGKLWESIKQIVTK, encoded by the coding sequence ATGTTTTCTGAACGACAAGAACAAATAATAAAAGCGGCTATTGAACTAATAGCAGAAAATGGTATTCAGCAATTGACTATTAAAAACCTTTCAAAAAAGATTGGTTTGGCGGAAGGTGCGCTTTACAGGCATTTTGACAGCAAAGTAGATATTTTGTTGGGAATTTTAACAATGTTTAAGGCGAATAGAACTTCCACACTTGAGAAGATAAAATCTTCTGAAAAATCTGATGCCTTAACAAAATTAGAGTCTTTATTTCAACAGAGATTTGCCCAGTTTACTGCAAACCCATCTATTACAGCGGTCATATTTTCTGAAGAAATTTTCCAGAATGACAAGCGACTTTCTGAACGGGTCTATTCAATAATGCTGGAGAGCCAAGCTGTAATAAAAGAGGTTATTGAAGATGGCCAACAAGCCAATCAACTCCGCGTAGATATTTCAGCAAAACAATTATCACTTTTAATTACCGGGGCCTTAAGATTAATTGTTACCCAGTGGAGACTATCCGGTTTTTCTTTTGATTTGCAAAATGAAGGTGGCAAGCTTTGGGAAAGTATTAAGCAAATTGTAACCAAATAA
- a CDS encoding sigma-54-dependent Fis family transcriptional regulator, with protein sequence MNKTIEQDKQKLERIFELASILGQQNDYQEILRLVSQKTSSLLGAQNSILMMINPRTRQTVKTIFKEPAEGNQPEFNGLQTHISGWIIKNKQSFKSENIKTDNRFSKKLFKDNTFESVLGVPLLIENILFGTLLVFNIGGKANNLNLSLEYLEKLAVVVAPFLRNAQNVKEYFKSPIPQKTLLSKYEAVGMIGKSKNFVDLLKAIESAASCDVRVILEGQSGTGKEMVARAIHQFSGRVDQPFVAIDCGAIPENLIESELFGHVKGAFSGAVTDRRGLFEEANRGTLFMDEIANLPLDMQTKLMRVLQSGEIRPLGSNKPRITDVRIISASSKSLRKLVNEQQFREDLFYRLHVYPVQMPSLDERQVDIPILANHFLEKFAMQQNKKIELFHEEIYDFMQARHWAGNIRELENFVERLVALASQKEAIIKSSLLPDDLKKEMKEYVSIMPSHKFIRPLNESLSEYEKQLIHDALIANNWNQSKTARILKTSEQTLRYKMGKLGISRNTD encoded by the coding sequence ATGAATAAAACGATAGAACAAGATAAACAAAAATTGGAAAGAATTTTTGAACTGGCTTCGATACTTGGCCAGCAAAACGATTACCAAGAAATATTAAGGCTGGTATCTCAAAAAACATCCAGTTTACTGGGGGCTCAAAATTCTATCCTGATGATGATAAATCCCAGAACACGGCAGACAGTTAAAACTATTTTTAAAGAACCCGCAGAAGGGAATCAACCAGAATTTAACGGACTACAAACCCATATCAGCGGCTGGATAATTAAGAATAAGCAATCATTTAAAAGTGAAAACATTAAAACCGACAACCGATTTTCAAAAAAGCTCTTCAAAGATAATACCTTTGAATCGGTCTTAGGTGTTCCTTTGCTGATCGAAAATATTCTTTTCGGGACTTTGTTGGTTTTTAATATAGGCGGCAAAGCGAACAACCTGAACTTATCTCTTGAATACCTTGAAAAACTAGCTGTGGTAGTGGCACCATTTTTACGTAATGCGCAAAATGTAAAAGAGTATTTTAAATCTCCAATACCACAAAAAACGCTATTATCAAAATATGAAGCAGTAGGCATGATTGGCAAAAGTAAAAATTTTGTTGATTTGCTTAAGGCGATTGAATCAGCAGCAAGTTGTGATGTTCGAGTTATATTAGAAGGACAAAGTGGTACCGGAAAAGAAATGGTGGCCAGGGCCATTCATCAATTTAGCGGTAGAGTGGACCAACCATTTGTTGCAATTGATTGCGGGGCAATCCCGGAAAATTTGATAGAAAGTGAGTTGTTCGGTCATGTGAAGGGGGCCTTCAGTGGAGCTGTAACAGATCGAAGAGGTTTGTTTGAAGAGGCCAATCGGGGTACACTTTTTATGGATGAGATTGCTAACCTGCCGTTGGATATGCAAACGAAATTGATGAGGGTTTTACAATCAGGAGAAATTCGGCCGTTGGGTAGTAATAAACCTCGCATTACTGATGTCCGGATAATTTCAGCCAGTAGCAAGTCATTGAGAAAATTAGTAAATGAACAGCAATTTCGCGAAGACTTGTTTTACCGTTTACACGTTTATCCTGTTCAGATGCCGTCTTTGGATGAACGCCAGGTTGATATCCCCATTCTGGCAAATCATTTTCTTGAAAAGTTTGCTATGCAGCAAAACAAAAAGATCGAGTTATTTCATGAGGAGATTTATGATTTTATGCAGGCACGTCATTGGGCTGGCAATATTCGTGAACTGGAAAATTTTGTAGAGCGGCTTGTTGCTTTAGCCAGTCAAAAAGAAGCTATAATTAAAAGTAGTCTGCTACCAGATGACCTAAAAAAAGAAATGAAAGAATATGTATCAATAATGCCTTCACATAAATTCATAAGGCCATTAAACGAAAGCCTTTCTGAATATGAGAAGCAGTTAATCCACGACGCTCTTATTGCGAACAATTGGAATCAATCGAAAACCGCACGAATTCTGAAAACGTCTGAACAGACCTTACGTTATAAAATGGGTAAGCTGGGTATTTCACGTAACACAGATTAA